The genome window cgcaaatcactgcattctgtttctgttcacatttccaacttttttggagtcgGGGTTGTACACGACACGTTCGAGGTCATGGGGGTCACCGGGCAGATTTCGGACAGATGTCAGATGAAGTATTTGTTTACTCCTCTGTCTCGTTCTACGCAGCTGTTGTATTTGTAGTACTTTATTCAGTCAGAGATGAATTCCAGCTCATCTGAGATGTATTTTAAGTACGAGAGGAGAAGGGGAGGATGAAATATGCATACGCTCATTTATTACACGTGTCTCCTGTACTATTTAGCTGTCCTGCTCTAATAGCTTCCAGAATTGAATCTCCTCTACACCCTTTGCTATATTTGGATCgctggatggtgtgtgtgtgtgtgtgtgtgtgtgtgtgtgtgtgtgtgtgtaggtgaaggTGAATATCCTTGGCGATGTGATCGAGCAGGGCAGCACTACATTAGGAGTGGACATTTCCGCCTTCAGCCTTTACTCGGCCATTTACTCCGCCCGACCCGACGTCCGCTGCCTACTACACCTCCACACCCCCGCTACAGCTGCtgtacgacacacacacacacacacacacacacacacacacacacatacacacacctggtTCGACTCGACTCGATCCTTCACCTTTAATCCGTTTAATCCAGGTGTCAGCCATGAAGTGCGGCCTCCTGCCGCTGTCCCATGAGGCTTTGCTGGTGGGCGAGGTGGCGTATTATGACTACAACGgcgtgatggaggaggaggaggacagagTGGACCTGCAGAAGAGTCTCGGGCCCACCTGCAAGGTGATAGAAACGACActgaatcatcatcatcatcatcatcatcacatgcACAGCCCAGACACACTGACTAATCATCTGTTTTATGTCGGCGCAAGGTTCTTGTCCTGAGGAACCACGGCTTCGTGGCTCTGGGAGAATCGGTGGAGGAGGCCTTCTACACCATCTACCACATCCAGACAGCCTGTCAGATACAGGTAGAAAGGAATGAGATTAAGGCGGAGACCGTGTGAAGCGCCGTCTGTAAATCCGATCCCGTACTTTAGACTTTAGAAATTCTGCCATGTTTCAGGTTTCGGCGTTGTGCTGCGCTGGAGGAGAGGAGAACCTCATCATGCTGGACCGGAACACTCACAGACCGAACCCCGCCGGCACCGTGGGCTGGGCCGGATCCACGTTCGGACCCATGCACAAGAACCGACTCGGAGAGCACGAGTTCGAGGCGCTCATGAGGACCCTCGATAACCTGGTCAGAgacttcatttttattattattattattattattagtcctACTATTTATCTAGCACCAGAGCTACCTTCCTATAGTaagtttttatgtttataatacAAAATTCACTTTAAAGCTACAGCGTGTAGGAAtgtttgttaaaaatgaaagaaaacaacaataataagtGGTAGCAGGTAGCGGATCTTCTTCTAGTAGTCCAGAAAGGGATAAATTCCTAACAGAAGCTTTAATAACAGCAAAATCTCTGATGAAAACCTTAGCTGAAAAGCGCTTTaaccatttctttctctctctctctctctctgcgtgttCAGGGTTACCGTACCGGATACGCCTACCGCTTCCCCGTCCTCCTGGAGCGCACCAGGACGCGCAGAGAGGTGGAAGTTCCCGCCACCGTCACCTCCTTCAGCTTCGACGACGAAGGAAAGCGAGTGCAAGCGCGCCCTCAGCCTCACGCCCACAAACAGCAGCTGGAGAAAACAAGATGGCTGAACACTCCTAACACTTACCAAAAGGTCAACCAGGACCAGGCGAGCCCCGGCCACCGCACCACGGTCAGAACAACCCCGCCTTTCCTTAACAACGTTAAACTGCAGTACCGTGTGATTTATCGCTGTGTGTCCGCTACGGCCGGGCGGGATGagaacaaaaatattacatcacCATACGCAAAGAGTCATTTCATATTTATCACGCTGGAAAGAGCGGGGGGAAAATCTTCGGTACAGAATTTTATCATCAAATAAACTTGCTTCCCATCAGGgtcgttatttaaaaaaactaaacaaaaaaaaaaaacatgtctcaTGATGGCCCAGGCCCAGCGTTCACTTCCTGAAAGTTAACCGTTTTCTGTTATCAtcccatcactgattatttcccCATGACAGCAAGTcctgaagtcttttattcctcctaTACCACGGCAGTTTCAGttacatttcttatttattacaaaaaaaacgttTGTGCAACGTTCGTGGAACATCTGCGAAACAAGtccctgttctcacttacgttatagcagctataaacactcttTCCTCACCAGCTCTCTCtttatacacactctctctctctctctctcgcgtgctctctctctctctctctctactgtgCTGATTCACTTTGCAGAGTGccatgactgttacaaagcaccgacgctggagactccttccataaatgttaaataaatgtctcctaacccaaaaataaaaccagcaccttaacacgttaaaaaaaaaacaacaacaatgggtTTATTATCGATTTTAGATGATGCGGCGCgtccaccgtacaagtccccctgtatgagctgttactatagaaacaacgaCCTGTCGTTCATGTTGCAGCCGGAACTACCTGTGCTGTTATACGAAAATaacgcacaccttctgaccaatcagatcggAGTATTGAACCGCGCCGGGGCGTAACGAAAGTTAATCGACATCGTCTTACCGATCAGAATCCGGAATTCGGCAGCGCTGCGGCGTAACGAGGAACAGATATTCTGTGCCTCCGCTGGCATTTCTCTCTGGAAATGAAATCGTAAGTCGAAACGACTAcagatgtttgttttgttcggtttttttttttttttgcccacaATCTGATTACTCCCTCAGCAGTGTTTACAGGCATCTCAGTAGGCGCAAACGTTTGGTCCGGATTCGAtcgggctgggcgatatgacacaCAAAATATCGTATCGTGACACTCGAGGACGTTTCTACCGTACACGATGCGTGTCGCGAtaaataatttagctaacaaactgccCGCAAAACGCTAGTAAAGTAAACTAAAACCGCTCAACTGACTtcgatacttttctttaacgTCTACGAAGACACGGAGGACGgggagtttaaaaaataataataataataagtacatCAAATCAGTGGCGGCCATTTAATCTGTAATTATTAACAAcgttaaaaaaatacatcaacataccaacgatatctcagaaaagtgtatcgcgtaaTCGTTGATCACGATAagatattatatcgatatatcgcccagccctaggaCTCGACTCAATAAGCAGCATTTTGGAAGGGATTCATTACGATGTTAAATTTATAACCGGGAGCTATTTGAGTAATGGTAATGCTGAGTATTCATTGgaaatttctttttattctctctctctctctctctctctctctctctctctctctctctgcccctctgCAATGCAGAGGAGATATTTTAGGATCATGAAACAGATTGCTGCAGTGTCTCTGCTGCCCTCTGGCTGATCCGCTCTCTACCCGTTTTATCATTACGCCTCCTCCAGCTCTCATATTCACCTCCGCAATACGTTCCCCCGTACCGTAAACCTCTCACCGTGTACGCTCCGTGTCCTCTCGTCCTCAGTGGCAGCGGACGGACGAATTGGCCCAAAGCGGCGGCACGGCCATCAAGATCGAAAACCCCAACCAGTTCGTTCCTCTCTTCACCAACCCCCAGGAGGTTCTGGAGACCAGGAATAAGGTACGAGTGACGTGACGCGACAGGTTCactcactaaataaataaataaataaataaataaataaaatcaccctTTTCCCTTCACTTCTAATATTACTCATTACATCAACCTTCAACGATGACAAAGTAAACAACACGGTcctttatgtaaggaataaaacgcgtGTCGGGGAAGTGATCCGCGGCAGGGCGGCGTGGCGATCGAAGCCGCTTATTTCCTCTAGCAGCACGTCatgaagaggttttttttcttccacagaAAACTGCCAACAATTCCAAATTTTTTAACATGAAGAACGTcacgtcatttttttatttttttttatccgtttttttttttttttttttttttttttttttttttttttttatataaacattgaggagtttagttcctgttctcgcttgcATTATAGAAGCTATAAATGTTCTGTCTTTCAccagcccctctctctctctctctctccctctctgtttctcacattctctctctctctctctctctctctctcctctctctctctcctctctgtctctctctcctctctctctctcctctctctctctctctcctctctctctctcctctctctctctcctctctctctcctctctctctctctcctctctctctctctcctctctctctctcctctctctctcctctctctctctctcctctctctctctctcctctctctctctcctctctctctctcctctctcctctctgtctctctctcctctctctctcctctctctctctctcctctctctctctctcctctctctctctcctctctctctctctcctctctctctctctctcttctctctcctctctctctctctctcttctctctcctctctctctctctcctctctctctctcctctctctctctctctctcttctctctctctctcctctctctctctctctctctctcttctctctctctctcttctctctctctctctcctctctcttctctctctctcttctctctctctctctcctctctctctctcctctccctctctcttctctctctctctcttctctctctctctctcctctctctctcctctcttctctctctctctctctctctctctctctctctctctctctctctctctcctctctctctctcctctctctctctctctctcctctctctctctcctctctctctctctctctctctcctctctctctctctcctctctctcctctctgtctctctctcctctctctctctcctctctctcctctctctctctcctctctcctctctgtctctctctctctcctctctctcctctctctctctcctctctctctctctctctctctctcctctctctctctctctcctctctctctctcctctctcttctctctcctctctctctctctctctccctctctctctcctctctcttctctctcctctctctctctctctctccctctctctctctctctctctctcctctctctctctcctctctctctcctctctctctctctcctctctctctcctctctcttctctctctctctctctctcctctctctctctcctctctctctctcctctctctctctcctctctctctctctctctctctcctctctctctcctctctcttctctctctctctcctctctctctctcctctctctctcctctctctctctctcctctctctctctctctctctctcctctctctctctcctctctcttctctctctctctctctcctctctcctctctcctctctctctctctctctccctctctctctcctctctcttctctctcctctctctctctctctctccctctctctctctctctctctctcctctctctctctcctctctctctcctctctctctctctcctctctctctcctctctcttctctctctctctctctctctcctctctctctctcctctctctctctcctctctctctctcctctctctctctctcctccctctctctctctctcctctctctctctcctctctctctctcctctctctctctcctctctctctctctctctctctcctctctctctctcctctctctcctctctctctctcctctctctctctcctccctctctctctctctcctctctctctctcctctctctctctcctctctctctctctctctctcctctctctctctcctctctcttctctctctctctcctctctctctcttctctctctctctctctctctctctctctcctctctcttctctctctctctctctctctctctctctctctcctctctcttctctctctctctctctctctcctctctcttctctctctctctctctctctctctcctctctcttctctctctcctctctctctctcttctctctctctctctcctctctctctctcctctctctccctctctctcctctctctctctctctctctctctctctctctctctctctctctctctttctttcccccctCTGTCTTAAAGTTTATAAGACTATTAAAAAACCCCGCAAATATTCCCGTTGTCGAGAAACCGCAACGCGTAAGCTCCTCTGCCCTGAAGTCACGGCATTAcccctgacactggaggctccttccagaaatgttccAGAAATTCCAGAAAACTTATCACCGTAtcgacatttttttttgtttttgttttttttttgtttgttttgttttttttgtttgttttgtcttttgtttgagCTTGTAAACGTATTTATTTTGATCGTCTTTTTTTTCGCTCGTCTTTGTTTCAGATCCGAGAGCAGAACCGTCAAGACATGAAGACGGCAGGACCGCAGTCTCAGCTATTAGCCGGCGTGATCACAGAGAACAGCCCACCGGTACGACAACATCAAACAGTCACGATGTCATGATCACGACGTGCGAGCCTGAACACAGCGGCCGTGGTTACGGAGATGTCCGGATAGAAGCCGGTAGACGCTTATGAGAGATTTGAGTCACCAGATCGACCCGTGGGCGTGTCTATCGGACAGGTGGGAGGAAAGCGGAGAACCCGCGGGCGCGGAGAGAGATCGTCCTGTCGTTTGACGCGCGTGATGAAACGCCgctgtttgtgtatttatttacagattGGATTTTGAGTGAGATTGACATCTCCGTTAAGGCGATTATACTCCGGGTGGGGTCACTATAGCTCAACACACTACTCCTTTAGCACGCGTCGGCGCACTCTGTCTCGACCGCGCACTGTCCACGAACGATTTTCTGTCTCTTCAGATTACAGCGTGGCGCGCTAATCTCAGGATAATCTCACGCTCGGTCAGGGACGGCGATCGATAAGACTGAACGAGTCAGAGTGTGTTCGAGTGTGTTAATCATGTTCCAGCCTTTATTGTTGTACCCGAGTCACTCGTAccttcactacacacacatcatcatcatcatcatcatcatcactgcaaTGAAGCGGAATAATCTGGGAAAATCCCAGATGACTAGAAACGAGATGTGTAACCTCAGGTCTGGTGTTTCAAAAGATTGAtgacgctgtgtgtgtgtgtgtgtgtgtgtgtgtgtgtgtgtgtgtgtgtgtgtgtgtctgtgtgttttgtacATGCGCCTCTCGACACAGTCTCCCGAGAAGGTCGAGCCTCCTTCGACCCCCGAGCCGGAACCACCGAACCCGTTCAACGAGCTGACGGATCAGGCGCTGGAGGAATATCGCAAAGAAGTCCAGCGCAAGCAGCTCGCCGTGGATGGTACGCCCCCTACGCCTCTAACGACTAATCACCCCCCGGACAAATCCTCTTCTCCTACAGTACACCGCATGTTGCACTTTTCAACCCAGCCCGTCACCCGTGCACGGACCTGCGCTCACACTAGCAAGCGACCGAGCAACAGGCCGACGCTCGATTTCAGCGACGCTCGAATGGAGATCTCGAAAGCGACGAATCCAGACCATGATCCCGAACGGTTCCTCGGACTGAAACGCGGCGCGTGTGGCGCGACGTCCCTTCCGCTCCCCGCTCGCAActtttagttcctacctgcgaTTGGTTCCCGTTTAACGTTTGATGCGCAGAAACAGAATAACTGTGGTTCCGTCTTAAAGCTTCTGGTGAGGTTACGTAGCGAGTACGCTTGGCTTGATTTGCTAATCTGATCTGACAACGACGTCAGTACGAAGCCGAGCATGTAACGtcatttaaatttaataataaaataaaattcactcTGATTGATGcgttttttaaatttgtgtttaGCTAGTTAGCTTTTGAAGTGATTTATagctactatatatatatatatatttatacatacatactctcCAGtataggccacacccacaagcGGTAACAATAGCGGTTGTTACACAGCTACAAGCGCTGCTTGCTAAAGTGAACGTAGAGGAAATCCTGATCAGAGAAGAAAATCTCAATTTAATGTCTAGTCAATTCTTATGGCACGAAACGAGACTTTGTCGACGTAGCCGATAAGCCGATAGTTTGACAGAAGACTTgaaagggggcgtggcctaaagttGAAGGTGGGGTTAGAAGCAGTGTGGACGATGACGTAGTTCCAGTTcgatttgtgtatatattttatttatttatttattcattcattcattcattcaatacatacagtgctgtgaaaaagtaatcACCCCCTTCCTGATTTcgtttatttttacacatgcGTCACTGTTTCAGATCTTCACACTAAATTTAATACAAGACAACCCCGAGGAAACACACAATACTCtcgttgttttttattattattattattattaacgtatCATTTTGTTCGCTGACGATAAAAAGTTGTCCAACACCAACTGGCCCTGTGTGAAAAAGTAATCGCCCCCTTAGCTGCGCGTAACCAAATGTACCGGTAACCGATAATCGATCACCGCGAGTACTTTTTAATCTACTACATATCTAAGCATCACTTCAATGAAGGTTTTCCTGTAACGTGAAGTAGGCGTAAAAGGCCTCAGTAAGCCTGATCATTATaaagtggtgtgttttttctgcttGCTCGCGTTTTCACGATATTATATTACATTCCGTATGTGCGAAAACGGAGGAGATCAGGAGGCGGGCAGATATTATTCCACGACACTTTATATACAAACTTCAGACACCAGACATGTCTTAGCTGATCGGCTTCGTCTGGAGTGAAGCGcaaattgtgtgtatttaatacTTGGCCAAATTATTACACGTACAACAGCGACAAATCAAAGGATTAATTGTGTTACTTTTGAACTATATCTCGTTAACTTTCCAGAGTCATTAATTACTCTCTGATATTAAGATTTACAAGCTGTCGGTCCACGATATCGCTAAACGTTGTTTCTTACGCAAAGCTCTGTCCTGTCTCACTATTTTAACTCACTAATCACTCGTTTTTACGTCTCCTTCCTGCCACGTGTTCCCTCccatgtcaggtgaggaggagGTGATGAACGATACGGGGACTCCTCCCCCTGCTTCCTCTCCCACAAAAGTCCCCTCCCCCACCAAACCACCTGCATCAGGTGAGCCCTCACACCACACCCTCGCACCTCGGCATGTCTTTAACACACTCACGGCATGTGTTTAGTGACGGTTAACACTACGCACCAGGGCTTTCTGAATACCTCTGAATTTGTTGCTCATTCTTAGACgtgtgggcggagctagaaACAGTTGCAGATCGCCGATTGGTCAAGAATAACGGTCACCGATTTGTCCTCAGTATCAATTTTATCATCCTGTTTAACGTttgggatttatttttatttatttgcccgCAGTGATGTActcagatttgttttgtttctgaattTGACCTCAAACTTAGatttaatatatgtattttataattatataaataacatatttTGTGCCACACCCAGACTttaatttctcttttttttgttgttgttgacatttTTCAGTGCTACAtctgtcctttggctcagtttagtagttttagcaaaaaaaaaaaaaaaaaaaaaaccccaagcatgtttgattcacttcctgaagatagtcgattcagagtcgaatcgctGGTCGAATCGGACCGGAATGTGATCGCTGCATTCTCGCCTGGTTAAAGAACCGCACCGAGAAGAACACACCAGAGTTCTGCTCGAACCCACTTAACGCTGcagatgtgcaaaaaaaataaaataaacaaaaacactcgTTTAACCCTTTGACCTCTTGTTCCGATTTCAGAGCTGGACGGGAAAACCACGGTCCCGAACGGGAAGGAGGAGGACGAGAAGCAGCAGGAAGAGCTGGAGAAAGGATTGAAGGCCCTCTCCACCAGTGACACGTCAGAAAGCGCGGTGGTCCCGCCCACTGCCCCGCCCACCAAGCCTGTGGGCACCACCCCCGAAGGCTCTCCCTCCAAGTCCCCgttcaagaagaagaagaagttcaAAGCGCCGTCGTTCCTGAAAAAGAGCAAGAAGCAGAAGGAGAAAGCCGAGACTtgagctttctctctctctctctctctctgtttctctctctctctctctcactgacacacacacacacacacacacacacacacacacacttacacagacACGTCTGCCGTTCGGGAACTCGATTAACACTCAATGTGTATCCATCTGTTTGTCCATGAAGCATTTTCAGATGATTGTTTTACAACAAGATAATTCTCACCACGATCTGACTAACCCCCCCCCGTAAAGAAAGCTCCGGAAACGAGCTCTTCACACGCTTTTTAAAACCATATTACACTCGGCACGAGCATATTAGACGAGAACGTGGCATGAAGTTGGCCCTTTGTTGATTTTGATTGTTCGCTGACGGTCATATTCACATGTACTTGCACATGTATGATTCTACGACGTGTAATCATGTTTCATCTTTACCGACTCCGATGCGGCTTCCTGTTCACGTTTCACGTGCTTATGAATAGAATATAtgaacagaagaagaaaaaaaaacccaccaaatGAACATGACTTTGGCTTGTGTATGCAAGGAAAAGCCCGCCTTTAAAACAGCACTCAGACATTCCACTtcctgaattttattttatataatcgATGACTTTCTTTTGCAGTTGTAATTATTTTTACGATCGGTGACTCTTATTTAAttgcctttgtgtgtgtatatgtgctgGTTTGAATCCATGTCATGTTAGAATGTAAAGTGATAGCCTGAATGCTAGGTTGTACCAATCATTAAAAATCATTGAAAAGAATTTCGGCCTgcgttgttgctgttgttgttgttgttgttgttgttgttgttgttgttgttgttttaaaataattaatcacatacttattagggggccaagcaccgaaggtgtgtaggcaccctattgttattctaccttttctttttcttcttcttcttcttcttcttcttcttgctacGGGGtatatggcagcccatagaaccatcTGGTTAAAAgctgtgaaatttggcacactgattgaggagcgtctaaggaacattctgaccaaatttgggccaagtgctgtCAACGCTCTAGCCCCACCattgggtcaaatttgggcctcATTTAGAAGTATGTTTATGGTAATATCTTTTGAATCGTGTGTCCAAGATTTAAAAACCTATGATGTCAATTTCTGCCTAATTAGAttttccgccatcttggatttagtcaaaaactgttttttcgCTACTCTTCCTACAAATTTTTTCCGATCGTGATCAAATTTGGCAAATATCATCTTCATCGTACGCCTCgcaaaagttatcaaaagaattttgaatacCCCAAATGGTTTGTCTGTAATGGGTCAACGAATCTGAAAACGAAGCCGCCAAACAGtaagtgaggctgtatctcagcaacgaCTTTGCACACTGACAAAACTCACCGAGTCTGGATGCTTGGCccctgaaaatgctgcttgcagctttaattttattatatagttTTTGTTCTTTGGGGAATTTAGCTTACTGtcgtattttatttcatatttctcaTCAACGAgtcaaaaatatacatcactctaGTTTGGAGTCTACGTTAAAATCTTTAAGTCTAGCCCacataatgttatttataaacCATACATTATATTGTTTTCATCGTCACAGTCTTCAACACTTTTCTGACCGTTGAAGCTGCTGTATCTTCTCTAATCTCATTTTTCTGCTGCAATCCTATCATCTAATTGAATGttttagatttgtttttattcatttaaaaacatgatgTTCTCTCATTTATTGTGTTGCTGATATTTAGCTCGATATTACACTTTAGTGTTTTAGTTTCATCCCAAATGCCTTCTTatttactatactgtatatgttcacTACATGGGGTACATCACACAAAGGTGTTTCAACACATATCTAGTCTTTAAAGATTCACCAATAAAAATATCGGGTGTTTCTACTTTCATTAAGATTAAAATATTGGCAGCCTTGTCTTCATCTGGCTCACTCACCACCGTTCCATGGTGCGTGTAGAGTCCGGCGTTTTCAGATTGGGATAAGCTTTTAATCTTGCTCGGTCTAAATAAACTTGAATAGCATCAAAATGgaggaaaatattacattttaaaattaacGTTATTATTTACATGCTACAATTCTAACCAAGCATagcaattaataaataaataaattcctgcATGGATTATTTTACAGCATATCCAGATTCTCTagaatttttccacattttaaaaaaattacttcaAATTTCATCTCAAACACATTAGAGAGAGGGGGGCGGGGCAATAACTACTAATCAGGTGTCCCACGTGAATCATTAAATCTGAAGTactgaacactgaaaaaaatatttttgaatatagatacttgatttaaaaactgaATTCTGAAGTTCAAGGAGgttaaatctaaataaataaatacagatgtgtgcttttcatttcaatattatgttgttgttgttgttgtcgacTTTTTATTGTCCCTCGTAGGGGAAAATAGTTTTGTTGTTATGAATTCAGTTTTTCACCATTTCATTTTCAATCTTAAGAAGTCAATAAGCTTTTAAAACTCTTTGTTTATTCAGATATTTATGtcacttttctttcttccatatAATGTTTAACTCGATTCAATACGAATAAACACGTTTACATCGGAACTTTATATCGGAACTAACAGTCCGGTGATTGTTGTTTCCCGACGGAACGGTTTCATTGACGCGCGCTTGAATAGAAAATGGCGTAACGTAAACGTTCGCATCGAGAAATTTCCACAAGCGTCTTTTAATTGGcgattgaaataataataataaaaatatatatatatataaaaaggatTTAAACGTAAAAGATGGGGCGAAGCAGGAGCAGATCACCTTCCCGACGAGGTAGGGGTTCTTTTTCCGCCTTTAACTGACGATTTATTTAGATCAGTGTTTGCTGTTAGGATTAGCAACAACATGCTCATACAGCACCTCATACATAACCTAGAAATGTTCATGATGTGAATACGTTTAATGATTTAGGACTTATTtattatgtgaattttttttctccgGACGAACTTATAGCTATGTTCTT of Ictalurus punctatus breed USDA103 chromosome 22, Coco_2.0, whole genome shotgun sequence contains these proteins:
- the add2 gene encoding beta-adducin isoform X4; translated protein: MLIQEQMKKGGSSSSLWALRQIADFMAFHGSPAALPSSVTMVTPINDLHGWDTVAMVKGERLMRCKLASVYRLFDLYGWTQLTTTRLTLRISKEQEHFLVLPDGLTYGEVTASNLVKVNILGDVIEQGSTTLGVDISAFSLYSAIYSARPDVRCLLHLHTPATAAVSAMKCGLLPLSHEALLVGEVAYYDYNGVMEEEEDRVDLQKSLGPTCKVLVLRNHGFVALGESVEEAFYTIYHIQTACQIQVSALCCAGGEENLIMLDRNTHRPNPAGTVGWAGSTFGPMHKNRLGEHEFEALMRTLDNLGYRTGYAYRFPVLLERTRTRREVEVPATVTSFSFDDEGKRVQARPQPHAHKQQLEKTRWLNTPNTYQKVNQDQASPGHRTTWQRTDELAQSGGTAIKIENPNQFVPLFTNPQEVLETRNKIREQNRQDMKTAGPQSQLLAGVITENSPPSPEKVEPPSTPEPEPPNPFNELTDQALEEYRKEVQRKQLAVDGEEEVMNDTGTPPPASSPTKVPSPTKPPASELDGKTTVPNGKEEDEKQQEELEKGLKALSTSDTSESAVVPPTAPPTKPVGTTPEGSPSKSPFKKKKKFKAPSFLKKSKKQKEKAET